A window of Juglans regia cultivar Chandler chromosome 7, Walnut 2.0, whole genome shotgun sequence contains these coding sequences:
- the LOC108984195 gene encoding uncharacterized protein LOC108984195, which produces MSDLNANENEREANLSASEVLRAAKHQLIDDLVQNPSGRHRNYNEGGCTIEQFNRMHPPLFDGRGDPSLAEDWIHDIEEILRVLTCTDEQKVAYATFKLTGEAKSQFREDKAMEFATLIRNFSEIVNKAIVFERTLQRSTALHEQRKRTTPTGYHSGIDQGPWKKRNEGSSLGKRPVQGNQQPYQCRTCNQVHSGECRKGAGSCFRCGKSGHYIKDWPMQLGSNKATIPPPQRSEVPARGSNLRPTALARVFALTPREVKDRNDVIIGLKVRLVPPIISAIQVGKLLRDGCQGFLAYVVEAPKEELKLEQIPVVSEYQEVFP; this is translated from the exons ATGTCGGATCTGAATGCAAATGAGAATGAGAGGGAAGCAAACCTGAGTGCTTCCGAAGTACTACGAGCAGCTaaacatcaattaattgatgaccttgtgcaGAATCCTTCGGGTCGCCATCGTAACTATAATGAAGGGGGATGTACCATAGAGCAATTCAATCGAATGCACCCTCCTttatttgatggaagaggcgatCCAAGTCTGGCAGAGGATTGGATTCATgacattgaggagattttgcgGGTCTTAACCTGTACAGATGAGCAAAAAGTGGCGtacgccacattcaagcttacTGGGGAAGCAAAGAG CCAATTCCGTGAGGATaaggctatggaatttgccaccttg ATTCGAAATTTCTCAGAAATTGTGAATAAGGCCATAGTTTTTGAAAGAACCCTCCAAAGAAGCACTGCATTACATGAACAAAGGAAAAGGACTACTCCTACTGGGTACCATTCTGGCATAGACCAGGGACCATGGAAAAAGAGGAATGAAGGTAGTAGCTTGGGAAAAAGGCCGGTTCAGGGTAACCAACAACCCTATCAGTGTAGGACATGCAATCAAGTGCACTCCGGAGAGTGCAGAAAAGGGGCAGGATCGTGTTTTCGTTGTGGCAAATCAGGACACTACATCAAGGACTGGCCAATGCAATTGGGTAGCAACAAGGCGACCATACCGCCACCTCAGAGAAGTGAAGTTCCAGCACGGGGTAGCAACCTACGTCCTACTGCGCTTGCACGAGTTTTTGCATTAACACCTAGAGAGGTTAAGGATAGGAATGATGTGATCATTG GGTTGAAAGTAAGGTTGGTTCCACCCATCATATCTGCCATTCAGGTTGGAAAATTGTTAcgtgatggttgtcagggattcttaGCCTATGTGGTTGAAGCACCAAAGGAAGAATTGAAGTTGGAACAAATACCTGTTGTGAGTGAATATCAAGAGGTTTTTCCATAA
- the LOC108990369 gene encoding ankyrin repeat-containing protein At5g02620-like yields MMTVQHTEAIIGMDPIIYKAAEQGNLRALEKKYDISHLLDEFLTVNKNTILHICISSILVKEKFPATGGTDLASAVKFVEDVLSKCPAFLLKANAEDDTPLHVAARSGHASIVKVLIDCKKSQHQDLENVVATKEMITREMIGMLNKKGDTTLHDAVRHNHIEVVKQLLREVDREFSFGANGAGETPLYLAAERHFPDLVSEILNTFQSPAYDGPLGRTALHAATFSNDAGMTENILERYGRDLCKQTDQKGWTPLHLAAYLGCVEPTKLLLQYGREVAYMKDAEGRTALHIAAHRNQEGVTKEIISMCPDCCEVVDNEGRNALHLAVHSRWPTAALIIQNNLSLWNLLNQADNDGNTPLHHYYNSVGYIKGVLNSPRVDEMVFNKKNQTAFQILRSKRFPTDGDEVQYSALQRKRDEFYKGQKNHWFLFNGRVLETGYDEIEKEKQPEGDEDWQEMEKKKEEMDKAAQVHLVVAALITTVTFAAGITMPGGFIGGDHHPHPGSAVLEKSTAFKAFIITNALALMLSSSAVFIYLFIPFIPSKSFFRQRLCFAQVAFWFLISSMAPMVLAFVTGTYAVLEHSNIAIPTCIICLSFITILVFIFLKLRLYL; encoded by the exons ATGATGACCGTGCAGCATACAGAGGCCATCATTGGAATGGATCCTATTATCTATAAAGCGGCAGAACAAGGCAACCTGAGGgccttagaaaaaaaatatgatatctcCCATCTACTTGATGAGTTTTTAACcgttaataaaaatacaatccTACATATTTGCATTTCAAGTATCCTGGTCAAAGAAAAGTTTCCCGCCACTGGAGGAACTGACCTTGCCTCAGCGGTAAAATTTGTGGAAGATGTACTGTCCAAGTGTCCAGCATTTTTATTGAAAGCCAATGCGGAAGACGATACTCCGTTACATGTTGCGGCAAGGTCTGGGCATGCTTCGATCGTTAAAGTTCTGATTGATTGTAAAAAATCCCAACATCAAGATCTCGAAAATGTCGTTGCTACTAAGGAGATGATTACTAGGGAGATGATTGGAATGCTGAACAAAAAGGGAGACACGACCTTACATGATGCTGTACGTCACAATCACATTGAAGTGGTAAAACAGTTACTAAGGGAGGTAGATCGAGAATTTTCGTTTGGTGCTAATGGTGCTGGTGAGACCCCACTTTACTTGGCTGCCGAGAGACACTTTCCAGATTTGGTATCTGAAATTTTGAACACATTCCAATCACCAGCTTATGATGGCCCCTTGGGTAGAACGGCTTTGCATGCTGcaacattttcaaatgatgCAG GAATGACCGAAAACATTTTGGAAAGATATGGTCGCGATCTATGTAAACAAACAGACCAAAAAGGTTGGACTCCGCTTCACTTGGCTGCATACTTGGGTTGCGTTGAGCCAACAAAACTATTGCTGCAATATGGTAGAGAGGTGGCATATATGAAAGATGCAGAGGGTAGGACAGCTCTTCACATTGCAGCTCATCGCAACCAAGAAGGAGTTACAAAAGAGATTATATCAATGTGTCCTGATTGTTGCGAAGTGGTTGACAATGAAGGCCGCAATGCACTCCATCTTGCCGTGCACAGCCGCTGGCCAACTGCAGCGCTAATCATCCAAAATAATCTGTCtttatggaatcttttgaaTCAGGCAGACAATGACGGGAATACACCTCTCCATCACTATTACAATTCTGTTGGATACATCAAGGGTGTCTTGAATTCTCCAAGAGTTGACGAAATGGTCTTCAACAAAAAGAACCAGACTGCTTTTCAAATCTTAAGAAGTAAACGCTTTCCAACCGATGGTGATGAG GTACAATATTCCGCTTTACAGAGGAAGCGGGACGAATTTTATAAAGGCCAGAAAAATCATTGGTTCCTTTTCAATGGAAGAGTATTAGAAACTGGGTATGATGAAATTGAGAAGGAGAAACAGCCAGAGGGGGATGAGGATTGGCAGGAGAtggagaaaaagaaggaagagatggATAAAGCGGCTCAAGTCCATTTGGTAGTTGCTGCACTCATTACAACCGTGACCTTTGCAGCAGGCATTACCATGCCAGGGGGCTTCATTGGTGGAGATCATCATCCACATCCAGGCTCTGCAGTTCTGGAAAAAAGTACTGCTTTTAAAGCATTCATCATTACAAACGCCCTAGCATTGATGCTATCCAGTTCTGCTGTCTTTATCTACCTATTTATTCCGTTTATCCCTTCTAAATCCTTCTTCAGGCAGCGCTTATGTTTTGCTCAAGTGGCCTTTTGGTTCCTTATTTCGTCCATGGCACCAATGGTTTTGGCGTTTGTCACAGGAACATATGCTGTGTTGGAGCATTCAAACATTGCAATTCCAACTTGTATTATTTGCTTATCCTTCATTACCATccttgtttttatatttttaaaactacgGTTGTACCTATGA